The sequence gaccaaactGCAGTTTCTTACAACAACACCCAATCCAATCAAAATACTGAGTAACTGTTTACATGTTCAGTTAAGACGGGCCGATGTGTTTTTTAGCTGTTTAAACATTGCAATGTCACCAAAACAACTACGTTTTTTTTCCAGATTAAAGACATGTATTCAAACCTAAAAGCACATCAGTTGTCTAGAATTTACCACATCCTTATTTATGAACAAGATTTCTTATTTTGACAAGACCAAACATTGACTTTGATCTGTCTCTTTCCATATGAGGGTCCCCCCTGTCCATCACAGAAGCGTTAcaccatttagggggctaaaatgtgCCAGTCACAAAAGAgttttaaagtgaaagtgaaagtgagagcccattgggaaactccaactcccattgtcattgtgatacagcactccacagcacacaagtgaacactgcacactgcacacaacaaaattgcatttatgcctcacccgtgcaagggagcagccctcagtggcgccccatggggagcagtgcggtgggacggtaccatgctcagggtacctcagtcatggaggaggatgggggagagcactggttgattactccccccaccaaccaggtgggtcgggagtcgaaccggcaacctctgggatgcaagtctgacagcctaaccgctcacccatgactgcccgaccAGTTAAAgggccagttcagtcaatttcaatatgctgttgtattgctcacgctacccttgactcgtcagtacccggtgatgccacatttttcggctaagcggcttccgagatatgagctattctaatgggggcagcgtttgtttacatttttaaaaattaacaaaggcctactgcaaatatttttccaaaaggtaccgctgtttgctagttgtctgctgatgttgtataaccttttggatatttttgggaatacattaaaaatactttttttgaaatgtaaacaaagcgctgcccccatttcaatgaccaagatctcggaaaaggctgaagaagggggaaaaaaacctcaggttcttacaagtccaaggtagtgtgagcattacagctgcatgttgaaattgactgaactggtcctttaattgtTATCTGcacgtcatgttttttttttcataagcagatgaaaatatccacatttacaaACATCAATATCCACACATGTGAAACCTGCAATTcctgattactgcacgggcccaagagccaaaggggccctgaataaaaaaaaacactttattatTAGTCAATATTTCTGTTCTCATATTGTATTAAAAGtacactttaacccattttgtccagtcagctctaacatattcactcacattttaaccattttgtcctgagccctttttgggaaaggatgccctcttcctattaaatcctaaatatctcagcctccgaagcacatacaaacatgaaatgagttacatttaaaagccaagaccctccccttgcattgtaatgtgttaattcagctctaacatacccacataatacataaaacagctaaaatctcaaaatcctgaaaaacctgtatacgtgtctccaggacacaatgggttaaactaaGGCATATCCCAATTCTCTCCCCCGCACCCCCAAGAACAAAGCCACTCCAACATCTTGGTTAAACCTCTAAATCTTGTCCGGACCAGGGGCCTGTAAAGAATTACTTCAttcacttaggtgctgtttccacatagacGGATGTTTTtagatgtggatatttttttctcctgttcaggtataaacgcaacatgtggataaaaacacAAACTCTGTTGTAACAGGCGCCTTTTAACCTCCTAAATTGGATATTTTTAAAGGCGGATTTTTTATATGTGAATTCTAAACTgtttacgtggaaacggaagtccaaaaccaatgcgttCTCAAAAATATCCGGCTACCTGGAAACAGCACCGTATTCTCCAACCATTGCATTACCCACACAGAAGCAGATGAACACAGAACCATTGAAGAAAATCAAGTAAGTTTTATTCATCTGAAATCAAATGATTATGTTAAAATGGTACAGACTGAAGTTCTGTGTATACTGTAGGCTCTACATGAGATTGAAAACATTACACAACAGCAACAGTATACAGTGTGTACACTAAGTAAAAACACTAAATATGAGCTTTGGCTCTAGATGTCATGAAAAATCACACTAAATAAGCTCTTTGGCTCTAGTCTAGATGTCATGACAAAACCTCACTAAATGTGCTCGTTGGCTCTAGATGTCATGACAAATCACGAAGTTGAGTCAGCTCCAATTACTCAACAGAGCAGATCTTGTACCAGATTATGAAAATtgttacgtttacatgaggcatttcattcagaattaagtgACTTctattctgaataaagcttaattcctctttgaaaacgtcatgtaaacacctctgaattcggaattaaagaaaagtaaactcgacggaactatttaattctgaattattaattcggaattaaaaacatcatataAACGTAGTGACTGTCACGGACACAAGTCAGTGGTAATGAGGAAAACCAAATAAAATCTATTTTAAAAAGCAGTCATGCACTGTAGAATGCAATAAAAGTCACCTGTCGTACAATTAGTAACAAGTTTAAAGTTATGTAAAAACTGAAAACATGCATTTGGCCAGGACGGAAACATGATCAAACCACATATACATGCAGATCCAATGAGGTTAGATTATCTCGGATGCATGACCAtaaccagggccgctggcagatttggctgggcccagggcaaagtcatctgaaagcccccccacccaatacatacaacataattagaacccaattctaggccccctctgttcctgggcccggggcaactgtcccctttgcacaGGGAATGACAGTTTCCCTTTTTCCGATCAGCAAAGGTGACTAGCATGATATTGGCAATGTTCTTTCCAACCAGGAAAAGAATGGAATGAAACATGCAACTAAATAACAATAATGAATAAGCTTTTCCAGACAGTCAACGACGCTTTACAGACAATAtaacatgaaaacaaacattAATAGACACTCAAAGACATGAAAAGACTCAACAAAGGTACAACAAAAATAAACAGCGATAGAAGGAGCGCTCATGCTGGCCAGAGGGAAATGAAAGtccagagcctcccgtcgtggggggcAGGCTCGGCCAAAGGAGGCAGCCGAACATGCTGGTGAAGTTTATGGACAGGGCTGCGGAGACGTTTGAGGTCACCTACAAGGAGCAAGCCGTGGCAGGATGCCACGAAGATGCTGACCGAGGATTAAACTGAAACGCCAACAGTCAAAACTTCCTGGAGCAGCGTTTGAGGTGGCGTTGGAAGCAGCAGTGGAAAATGTCTTAACGAACAGCAGATATTGTGTAGAGCAGCCACAAAAGCGGCCcagcacacatgtactgtagctGAGGCCCCCACAGCCGAGCATCGGGGAGTTGGTCGTCCTTCCGGAAAAGGTGAAAGATGGTCCGAAGTTTGTATTATGTTTGAGTGGGTAAGTGAGTAAAATGAGTGGAAGAGAAACAAGAAGTGGAAGCTAAAACGTGCCAGCGTCCACTCGCCCTCATTCCGGAAACAattgcaactctgtgtgtgtgtgtgtgtgtgtgtgtcggagcaaAAAAGCTGTATTCTTCTTGCTGTCTCAGTTGAACTTCTTGAGAAACCCAAAAGCAGCCCCCTTTACGATTCCCCTCAACTTCTGGAGTTTCGATTGTTCTTCTCCAGTGAGAACGATTTTCTCTGCCGCCTTCTGCACAAGAAGAGCTCCTTCTCTCACTTCCTGCAACTCTTTGATGCGCTGCTGCCATCCAGGCTTGGCCTGCTGTTTCTCTGACTCTATCATCAGGTCGATGTAGTCTGGAGTCGACAAAGGATCTGACCGAAGAGCGATCGCTTTCAGACGTTTCAGGCATTTAGTTAGAGTTTCCATCATTTCCAAAACCTTGGCCTGCACTTGATTATATTCCTCCTCCAACTTCACCATTATTTGCTCTTGGTTCATTTTCTCTCCCATTGCTTCCTCGTATTTACTCTTCAGATCATAAAACGTTGTAGTCTGTGTCACCGTTATTGTGTCCCATCTGTAGGTCATGTTGTGATGAAGACACCACACACATCCTCCTGGACACACTGTGCATTTTCCATTGCTCATTGCACCACAGCGACTTTTATCAGCATCATTTGGTATCTGGCAGGGGTAGTGGCAGGTGAAGTTGCATCCATGGCAGTTGGTGATGAAAGTTCCTGATGGAATGTTAATCCTAACAGGTGTTGGAACCGGTTGAGACCACTGAAAGTTCTTGTTCGCCTGAATTTGAGCCTTGTTTTCCTCCAGAATGGCTTGTGTGCTTCGTATTTCCTCCATGGTTGCTAAACCCTGCCTGATGAGAGGCTGCACTCCCTGAACAGTTGCCTCCAGCTGTTTACGTTCCTCGAGGACTTGTTTTGTCAGCATCAGACTCTGGGTTTCCATCATTCCAAGATGAGTGAAGAATTTGTTCATGCTGGCCTTTCCCATTTTCCAGAACATGTAATCAAAGTCCTCATCATCGCTGCCGGCTGTGTTGTTGGCAAAAAGAACAGAATTGTTAAACTTGAAATGGACAGGTGTCCCATCTTTCTGTGTGGCGCATGGGATTTTGGCCTCTTTGATGGCTTCCAGTACTGGAGGACTTTTGCCATCAGCAAAGGTGACCAGAGTGATTATGTTGCTGGCGATGTTCTTTCCAAACACAGAGAGGATTGCCTCAAAtatgtacctctgtgtgtgtgtcagacgagCTAAAGCAGCTTGCACTACGAAGCACACTGCATCAATTGCATCAATGCCATCCTTATTGGTGAAAAACTGTCTAATTCTTTCTGTGATCTCCCTGTCTTGTTTGATTCCTCTGGTGTCTCCAAACCCTGGGGTGTCGATGATTGTGAGGGAGTACGGAATTTCGGAACGGAATTCATCTGTGCGCTGAATCTGATAGGCTGTCACCTCAGAGGTCTGACTGTGTGCTTGTGATTTATTGAAATCTTCGTCTACCAGTTTAAATCTCCAATTGTCCTCCCAGTCAACTCCCAGTATGTAGTTGACCATGCCATTGATGAGTGTTGTTTTGCCAGATCCAGTGGCACCAACAACCATGATTGTTTTGTTTGAGGGGTTTCTGGATGATTCCTCTCcaaaaaacattttgttgatCTCACTTTCTGCTCGTTTCATATTGAGCAGATAGATTGGTGGGGTACCTGAGAGTGGGGTGAAGCTGTTTGTGTCGGATGGACCTTTCTCTGTTTTATTCATTATCTCTTCCCCAGGAAGGCTCACTCCTTTTCCCGCGTCTGAGCAGATCCTGATGGAGTAGGTGGTGTTTGGTTTCAGTTTCCTCAGAGTAAATGTGTACATCTCTGTTTTGGTTTCCTCTCTCTGCCAATCACTGCTGTTGTCGTCCTCCTTATACTCAATGATGTACTGCTTCAGACCTCCACATTTTTCTGGGATTGACCAGGTCAAGGTGATGGAGTTTGCCTTCACTTGAGTGACTTTCACATTGGTTGGGGGACTAATGACGGCTTTGGCAGTTACCGCAGTAACAGCATCACTGCTGGCATACCCGAGTTTACCCACAGCTGTGGCTCTGATCTCATATTCTGTGTCCGGCTTCAGTCCCGACAGAGTCACTGTCTCCTGGGTCTTCTTCACAGGGTCTCCTTGGGTCCATTCAGTCTCCTGCCTCATTCTGTATTCAATAATTAGGAATTGACGTTGTTGCTCAGCCGGATTGACCCAGGTCAAGGTTATGGAGTCCGCCTTCGCGTCTGTCACTTCCACGTTGGTTGGTGGGTCCATGATAGCTTTAGGGCTTCTGTACCAAGACTGTCTGTAAAAATAAAAGTGGGATACAGAAAAAAAACTAATGTTAACTGAAAAGGAAACTGAAAAGGAAAAGTCTCAAAACGTCTTATTATTCAATTTTTTCTGTAGTCAGTTTACAACACAGACTAACTGTTTAAAtgagtgtttctcaaagggggcagtacagcccccagggggccTTGGGGACCccctgggggggagggggggcattgagaagtatACAGCCAAGTGAGGGaggggcttagttgccattggggggcagtagtctattttatttttcaatattaagtTGGGAGGGTCATGCTGATGTCAAGGGGGTGATGAGAGACTTATGAGgaagtcaagggggtgtttgttcaaaaaagtttagATTATACAGATTATATTTTTGAACGCTATGTAAGCAAACAAGTTAGCTGACCTTAGTCATGTAGTCATGTATGGCTACTGTGGACAATACAGAGTCACAACAGTGACAGGGTGAACAATCTGTGTCACAAAACAACTTAATTGCTGtgttcagggctgatagtattcaggctccatgcctgatttcaggcttgacagagtttgcaaaaataaaaacattgataataattagccattaggttattcttatctcagaaagtgtttcaggttcagggttttcttctactatcaggcttgaataatggtcatacacaggttattatatgtttgaataatgtgtcaaaataggcctacgttatgtcactatgcagtatcttgtcgtcgttagagcagggaaaaaagttcaggctcaggattttttttcactatcagccGTGTGTTGGATAGCCCGGTAAGTAATGTAGTCAGATGTAGCCCTGGATGTAGTTTTTGGTCGTCTTATTTTGATATCTCACTATAGGTTGGATCCCTCTTGTGGGACATTTACCAAAGCCAGATTTCAGTCTTGCCACCAGGCCAAGGAGATGCGTGACTTAGGGGCTTTCCCAAGGAGTATATAACTGAATGCCGCATGCTAAGAGCTTAATCTTTTTTGCCTGTGCAATACTACACCAGACGTTTTGCAGTGGCTTAACTgtcggggtcatccctatgttccccaggtcctatgttacCCAGGTCCTACGTTCCCctcaaccggggaacttaggaccctttttccaaaaaagggttctatgttccccgctgcttccaagtagactgcttccgcatggcaaagcgcaggttgttgtcgAACCTCTGACAggtttttcctggtgaaccagaagccatgtgttgacgcccagggggctgggctacacaaaccttctggtgcacctgtgattcgctctcctcctccgtttatgaaataaacggggcagctcgacgaatcaggatcgtagggagggatttcagtgggtatgacgtttatcgaacgcaacaccctcccccagggtagttcggctgtgcccgccccctccctgaatcacaacagtaatggcggcgtgcgaggagttatcatgcgtcgggatggaaccagcaatttcagcggtgttatccaaaatacctcaagttgattttctaaagaacgttgttctgttttggttcccgacctggcggcggttacgtgacgacacgtcctacgtcacaaagcttcaacgtgagtggtcgaagtgtcatgtcattcatatgaggttgctccaaccgcgtgcaagcatcttttgactaaaccccgcctgcggagacgcgtgaaagggcagtgtgccagtagcctgttacttacaggctactggttcaccaggaaatgacaggttaggtttagggatagttttgggaagggcacacatttacaactcagaaacattgcattactgacagattaggtttagggatggttttgggaaaggcacaatttgaaaactctgaaacatacaatgcggggaacttaggaacctttttcaaaaaagggttctgtgGTTAAATTTGTATTCTcatatgattcttatgtagattcttatatgtacatgtatatgcaggaatatagatgtatatgtatgtgactatactgtatatatatatatatatatccagtgtgtaagtattgtaatctCTGCCTGAATGAGGGGGGGCTGTCAGCGGATGTGTGATTGAGCTGATTAGCATATGTGAAGGCTCTGACCTGGCTGTGCCACAGGTGTGGGTACTTTGCCTATATAGGGAACAATCCTGCCTGAAGAGCTAGGCCTGGTGGAGGAGGACAAGTGAGAGCAATGTAGACCTCAACGAGACCTCCTGCTCCATGTTGGAGCAGtaataaatctgcagaaaacacACCACatcaaaagtgcctgtctgacatttatggaaaaaaaacccacagttctatgtttcccgCTGCtttcaagtagactgctgccgcatggcaaagcgtaggttgatgttgcacctctgacaggttaggtttagggatagttttgggaagggtacaaatttacaactcaaaaACATTGCAttagtgacaggttaggtttagggatggttttgggaagggcacaatttgaaaactctgaaacataccaatgcggggaacatagaacccttttttagaaaaaggatcctatgttcc comes from Engraulis encrasicolus isolate BLACKSEA-1 unplaced genomic scaffold, IST_EnEncr_1.0 scaffold_33_np1212, whole genome shotgun sequence and encodes:
- the LOC134443526 gene encoding uncharacterized protein LOC134443526, with the translated sequence MDPPTNVEVTDAKADSITLTWVNPAEQQRQFLIIEYRMRQETEWTQGDPVKKTQETVTLSGLKPDTEYEIRATAVGKLGYASSDAVTAVTAKAVISPPTNVKVTQVKANSITLTWSIPEKCGGLKQYIIEYKEDDNSSDWQREETKTEMYTFTLRKLKPNTTYSIRICSDAGKGVSLPGEEIMNKTEKGPSDTNSFTPLSGTPPIYLLNMKRAESEINKMFFGEESSRNPSNKTIMVVGATGSGKTTLINGMVNYILGVDWEDNWRFKLVDEDFNKSQAHSQTSEVTAYQIQRTDEFRSEIPYSLTIIDTPGFGDTRGIKQDREITERIRQFFTNKDGIDAIDAVCFVVQAALARLTHTQRYIFEAILSVFGKNIASNIITLVTFADGKSPPVLEAIKEAKIPCATQKDGTPVHFKFNNSVLFANNTAGSDDEDFDYMFWKMGKASMNKFFTHLGMMETQSLMLTKQVLEERKQLEATVQGVQPLIRQGLATMEEIRSTQAILEENKAQIQANKNFQWSQPVPTPVRINIPSGTFITNCHGCNFTCHYPCQIPNDADKSRCGAMSNGKCTVCPGGCVWCLHHNMTYRWDTITVTQTTTFYDLKSKYEEAMGEKMNQEQIMVKLEEEYNQVQAKVLEMMETLTKCLKRLKAIALRSDPLSTPDYIDLMIESEKQQAKPGWQQRIKELQEVREGALLVQKAAEKIVLTGEEQSKLQKLRGIVKGAAFGFLKKFN